A single region of the Archaeoglobaceae archaeon genome encodes:
- a CDS encoding radical SAM protein codes for MELLIERKRVSSALGKSNLPGLDYTLNPYIGCSHGCIYCYARLYCEPRIGKNWGKIVVVKENIAEILARELRRKKKGLVGLSTITDAYQPIEAETKLTRELLRILLENNFKVSIQTKSSLVLRDLELLCAKKGLVDVGFTITTLDERISKIVEPGASPPSERVKALEKLSAEGIKTWIFLGPIIPEISEESFNGIVEIAKATNSLLYYDKYRVKPYMSGFARELAEKAKNTDWKAIANRLKELCKAKGVEFTSGFGDF; via the coding sequence ATGGAGCTTCTTATAGAGCGAAAACGAGTTTCGAGTGCTCTCGGAAAGAGCAACCTTCCCGGATTGGATTACACACTCAATCCCTACATCGGCTGTTCCCATGGCTGTATATACTGCTATGCACGGCTTTACTGTGAGCCGAGAATTGGCAAGAACTGGGGTAAGATCGTTGTCGTGAAGGAGAACATTGCTGAGATCCTTGCAAGGGAATTAAGAAGGAAGAAGAAAGGATTAGTCGGACTTAGCACGATCACTGATGCCTACCAACCCATTGAAGCCGAGACGAAACTAACAAGAGAACTACTGCGAATTCTTCTGGAGAACAACTTCAAAGTCAGCATTCAGACAAAAAGCTCTCTTGTTTTGCGTGATCTTGAGCTGTTGTGTGCGAAAAAAGGGCTGGTAGACGTTGGATTCACGATAACAACGCTTGACGAGAGAATCTCAAAAATTGTAGAGCCAGGAGCATCACCTCCGAGCGAGAGAGTGAAGGCTTTAGAAAAGCTCTCTGCTGAGGGAATTAAAACATGGATCTTCTTAGGACCAATTATCCCAGAGATTAGCGAGGAAAGTTTTAATGGAATCGTTGAGATTGCAAAAGCAACAAATAGTTTACTCTATTACGACAAGTATAGAGTAAAACCCTATATGTCGGGTTTTGCAAGAGAACTTGCAGAGAAAGCTAAAAATACTGACTGGAAAGCGATTGCAAATAGACTCAAGGAGCTTTGCAAAGCTAAGGGTGTCGAGTTTACATCTGGATTTGGGGATTTTTAG
- a CDS encoding Nre family DNA repair protein, with protein MQNFDPKLCILCRGRMLCNLPYCPMLSGYRIKVDFNLKEIFGSSPPALFVGRANYLKVRVCPALPPVVGDTTLYDKPELWAEMPIEKILDFRYSLIHGQFIADVRNPRSREADILQEISLYEKPVELEVIFEKPPAPKVLFDDSTPPMGPSAPAKDVRICSTPKAPKVVEEVYESTDLGAFEAMRLLYEKGIAVSHIQKLLSAGALGVRRKLVPTRWAITAVDDSISKQLIEELKHFENLDHYRVFVLKEKRNLFMVILTPQTWCFEWGEAWFPQTTWNFGNEMFIETDWEDHRGRRTYASLGGCYYASRLATTEYLRKIGRQAGAIVWREIYPGFKIPIGVWFVREMLRKCFNQKFIEFNTLEEALDYLRGFSKAGIDNWVKNSKLIDHFRGQKTLWSFL; from the coding sequence GTGCAAAATTTCGATCCAAAGCTCTGCATCCTTTGCAGAGGTAGAATGCTTTGCAATCTTCCTTATTGCCCGATGCTCTCAGGCTATAGAATTAAGGTTGATTTTAACTTGAAAGAAATCTTCGGCTCATCTCCGCCAGCTTTGTTCGTTGGAAGAGCAAATTATCTAAAGGTTAGAGTTTGCCCTGCACTGCCTCCAGTTGTGGGCGATACAACGCTTTACGACAAACCCGAGCTTTGGGCGGAAATGCCCATAGAGAAAATACTCGATTTTCGATACTCTCTGATCCATGGGCAGTTCATTGCAGACGTGAGAAACCCGAGATCAAGAGAGGCGGACATTCTGCAGGAAATAAGTCTCTACGAGAAACCGGTGGAGCTCGAGGTTATATTTGAGAAGCCACCCGCTCCAAAGGTTTTATTCGATGATTCTACGCCACCAATGGGTCCTTCCGCGCCAGCAAAAGACGTTCGAATCTGTAGTACTCCAAAAGCACCAAAGGTAGTTGAAGAAGTCTATGAAAGCACAGATCTTGGAGCATTCGAAGCTATGAGGCTTTTGTATGAAAAAGGAATTGCGGTCTCTCATATTCAAAAATTGCTCTCCGCAGGAGCTCTCGGAGTAAGAAGAAAGCTCGTTCCAACAAGATGGGCGATAACTGCGGTGGATGACTCGATTTCAAAGCAATTAATTGAAGAATTAAAGCACTTTGAGAACTTGGACCACTACAGGGTTTTTGTTCTTAAAGAAAAGAGAAATCTTTTCATGGTGATCTTAACTCCACAAACATGGTGCTTTGAGTGGGGTGAAGCTTGGTTCCCGCAGACGACATGGAATTTCGGCAATGAGATGTTCATAGAGACGGACTGGGAAGATCATAGAGGCAGAAGGACTTACGCCTCGCTTGGTGGATGTTATTACGCTTCAAGGCTCGCAACCACAGAGTATTTAAGGAAAATAGGGCGACAGGCAGGAGCAATAGTATGGAGAGAGATCTATCCGGGATTTAAGATTCCCATAGGCGTTTGGTTTGTCAGAGAAATGCTAAGAAAATGCTTTAATCAAAAATTCATTGAGTTCAACACACTCGAAGAGGCTTTGGATTATTTGAGGGGCTTTTCAAAGGCGGGAATTGACAACTGGGTTAAAAATTCAAAGTTAATAGATCACTTTAGAGGTCAGAAAACGTTATGGAGCTTCTTATAG
- a CDS encoding MFS transporter, translating into MEKALRFVLLMGIVSLLGDTTYEGARSVIGAYLATFGITALMLGLVIGIGEFLSYGFRIFAGYFADRSKRYWAFTFAGYALILSIPLIALTNSLEIILLLIILERLGKALRSPARDTLISFATAKIGRGKGFGIHEAIDQIGAVLGPFIFFVVLFLGYGYREGFLILFIPTILMLLVLLSAKQSYVGEEIPKKGEDKLTKAFWLYIAFTILAVAGLVNFQLLAYHFKLNSVFSDELIPMLYALAMGVDAISALLVGRAYDKLGLKCLVLVPVLTPISVILSLEANPILGLILFGAIVGMQESVMRAGVAEITGASKRATAYGILNTGFGIGFLLGSSLMGFLYDFSISYLILFSLASEILAFGILVLLLRQLKS; encoded by the coding sequence GTGGAGAAAGCTCTCAGATTTGTTTTGCTAATGGGCATTGTCAGCCTGCTTGGAGATACAACCTACGAGGGGGCAAGAAGTGTAATAGGCGCTTATCTTGCGACCTTTGGGATCACTGCTTTAATGCTCGGACTTGTTATCGGAATTGGTGAATTCCTGAGCTATGGATTCAGGATCTTTGCGGGATACTTTGCGGACAGATCTAAAAGATACTGGGCTTTTACCTTTGCGGGCTATGCCTTAATCCTTTCAATTCCGCTGATTGCACTAACCAATTCGCTTGAGATCATTCTTCTGCTCATAATTCTGGAAAGACTTGGAAAAGCTCTTCGCTCTCCTGCTCGCGACACACTTATTTCATTTGCAACAGCAAAGATTGGCAGAGGAAAGGGATTTGGGATTCACGAAGCTATCGATCAAATCGGTGCGGTTCTTGGGCCATTTATTTTCTTTGTTGTCCTATTCTTGGGCTACGGCTACAGGGAGGGCTTTCTGATTTTGTTTATTCCAACTATTCTGATGCTTTTAGTTCTATTGAGTGCAAAGCAGAGCTATGTGGGTGAAGAAATTCCGAAAAAAGGTGAAGATAAGCTTACCAAAGCCTTTTGGCTTTACATAGCCTTCACGATCCTTGCTGTTGCGGGGCTTGTGAATTTCCAGCTTTTGGCGTATCATTTCAAGCTGAACTCCGTATTTTCGGATGAGCTCATTCCAATGCTATATGCTTTGGCAATGGGTGTAGATGCAATCTCCGCGCTTTTAGTTGGCAGAGCTTACGACAAATTAGGGCTGAAATGCCTTGTTTTGGTTCCAGTTTTAACTCCAATCTCCGTCATTTTATCCTTAGAAGCAAATCCGATTTTGGGCTTAATTCTTTTCGGCGCCATTGTAGGAATGCAAGAATCCGTGATGCGTGCGGGAGTGGCTGAGATAACTGGAGCGAGTAAAAGAGCAACCGCCTATGGAATTCTTAACACAGGCTTCGGCATCGGATTTCTCTTGGGAAGCTCTTTGATGGGCTTTCTTTACGATTTCTCGATAAGCTATCTAATTCTGTTCTCCCTTGCTTCTGAAATCTTAGCCTTCGGCATTCTCGTGTTGCTACTCCGACAGCTTAAAAGCTGA
- the larE gene encoding ATP-dependent sacrificial sulfur transferase LarE — protein sequence MLKPETAEKLEKLKRFVGSFKNAIIAFSGGVDSATLTAICKQEIEDVLAVTIKTKATASREIENAKRIAQELGISHEFLELDVLKIKEFVENSNERCYYCKKMMLKALVSVAENRGFEVVFEGTNASDIIGDRPGFRAVLEEKKVLSPWVKFGVEKEEIRGIAKEMGFSFHDLPSLACLATRIPYGLRISPEILERIDRAENVSLEILGVKNVRVRDLNGIAVIEVEQKELSKVLDSQRLFELRKCLHELGFRSVLLNLDGYGEGNAKNYSAFKLSE from the coding sequence ATGCTAAAACCTGAAACCGCTGAAAAGCTTGAAAAGCTAAAAAGGTTCGTTGGTTCATTCAAAAATGCTATAATAGCCTTCAGCGGTGGTGTTGACAGTGCAACGCTAACTGCGATCTGCAAGCAAGAGATTGAAGACGTTTTGGCAGTAACTATAAAGACAAAGGCTACTGCAAGCAGAGAAATTGAAAACGCTAAAAGAATTGCTCAGGAATTAGGGATTTCTCATGAGTTTCTCGAGCTGGACGTTCTCAAAATAAAGGAGTTTGTCGAAAATTCGAATGAAAGGTGTTATTACTGCAAAAAAATGATGTTAAAGGCACTTGTGAGCGTTGCAGAGAACAGAGGTTTCGAGGTCGTTTTTGAAGGCACCAATGCGAGCGATATTATTGGAGACAGACCAGGCTTTAGAGCGGTTCTTGAAGAGAAGAAGGTTTTAAGCCCTTGGGTTAAGTTTGGAGTAGAAAAAGAAGAAATAAGGGGGATTGCAAAAGAAATGGGCTTCTCTTTCCACGATTTACCCTCTCTTGCTTGTCTTGCAACTCGAATCCCTTATGGATTAAGAATTTCTCCGGAAATTCTCGAAAGGATTGATAGGGCTGAAAACGTGAGCTTGGAAATTTTAGGAGTTAAAAATGTCAGAGTTAGGGATCTTAATGGCATAGCTGTGATTGAAGTTGAACAAAAAGAGTTGAGTAAAGTTTTAGATTCTCAAAGGTTATTTGAGCTAAGAAAATGCCTACATGAGCTTGGATTTCGTTCTGTTTTGCTTAATCTCGATGGCTATGGCGAGGGGAATGCTAAAAATTATTCAGCTTTTAAGCTGTCGGAGTAG
- the pscS gene encoding O-phospho-L-seryl-tRNA:Cys-tRNA synthase translates to MLKRQTKDFINVDPLQTGGKLTEEAREALLEWGDGYSVCDFCEGKLDEIRNPPVYDFIHKDLPEFLGCEVARITTGAREAMFAVMHALAKKDAWVVMDGNAHYSSYVSAERAKLNVAEVPNTGYPEYLIDAEKFAEVLEDTKRKGEVVLALITYPDGNYGNLPDVKKIAEICESQDVPLLVNGAYAVGRMPVKLKEIGADFIVGSGHKSMASSGPIGVLGMKREWEEVVLKRSSKYKNKEIELLGCTARGASLMTLMASFPAVKKRVEKWDEEVKKARYFASKMEELGIIQLGEKPHNHDLMFFEAKILYEISKKAKDGRFFLYKELKKRRIHGIKAGLTKHFKLSTYGLKQEEVDYVLQAFKEIIEAYAKT, encoded by the coding sequence ATGCTCAAAAGACAAACAAAGGACTTTATCAACGTAGATCCTCTGCAAACAGGGGGCAAATTAACTGAGGAAGCAAGAGAAGCTTTGCTTGAATGGGGAGATGGATACAGCGTTTGCGATTTCTGCGAAGGAAAGCTTGACGAAATAAGAAATCCGCCCGTTTATGATTTTATTCATAAAGATCTGCCGGAATTTCTTGGTTGTGAAGTTGCAAGAATAACAACAGGAGCAAGAGAAGCGATGTTCGCAGTTATGCACGCTCTTGCAAAAAAGGATGCCTGGGTCGTGATGGATGGAAATGCGCACTACTCGAGCTACGTTTCAGCTGAAAGAGCTAAGCTTAATGTTGCTGAAGTTCCAAACACTGGTTATCCTGAATATCTTATAGATGCTGAAAAATTCGCAGAAGTTCTTGAAGATACAAAGCGAAAAGGAGAAGTCGTTTTAGCTCTGATAACTTATCCTGACGGAAATTATGGCAATCTTCCAGATGTTAAAAAGATTGCAGAGATCTGCGAGTCTCAAGACGTTCCATTGCTTGTAAATGGCGCCTATGCAGTTGGCAGGATGCCAGTAAAACTGAAAGAAATTGGAGCGGATTTCATTGTGGGAAGCGGACACAAGTCAATGGCTTCGAGTGGCCCCATAGGAGTTCTTGGAATGAAAAGAGAATGGGAAGAAGTTGTGCTTAAAAGATCGAGCAAGTATAAGAACAAGGAGATCGAGTTGCTTGGGTGCACTGCAAGGGGAGCAAGCCTGATGACTCTCATGGCTTCCTTTCCTGCAGTGAAGAAGAGAGTAGAGAAGTGGGATGAAGAAGTTAAAAAAGCCAGATACTTTGCTTCAAAAATGGAGGAGCTTGGAATCATACAGCTTGGTGAAAAGCCACACAACCACGATCTAATGTTTTTTGAGGCTAAAATTCTCTATGAAATCTCGAAAAAGGCTAAAGATGGGCGATTTTTCCTATACAAAGAACTAAAGAAGAGAAGAATCCATGGGATTAAGGCAGGACTGACAAAGCATTTCAAGCTTTCAACTTATGGCTTGAAGCAGGAAGAAGTGGATTACGTCCTTCAGGCTTTTAAGGAGATCATAGAAGCCTATGCTAAAACCTGA
- a CDS encoding Rpp14/Pop5 family protein, with protein MKLPPSMRSRKRYIAFRVINKGRVDDRAILEAMVKNLITLFGETSTVECGLKLEEFDGEKGIVRCNLEALDRVMIALTLIDKVGEENIALLTLGVSGTLKGCRKKLGVLV; from the coding sequence GTGAAACTTCCGCCTTCGATGAGGAGTAGAAAAAGATATATTGCCTTCAGAGTTATAAATAAAGGAAGAGTGGACGATAGGGCGATACTGGAAGCGATGGTGAAAAATCTCATCACATTGTTTGGTGAAACCTCTACAGTGGAGTGTGGCTTAAAGCTTGAAGAATTCGACGGGGAGAAGGGAATAGTGAGGTGCAATCTCGAGGCATTGGATAGGGTTATGATAGCCCTGACGCTAATAGATAAGGTAGGAGAAGAAAATATAGCCTTGCTGACTCTTGGAGTAAGTGGAACTTTAAAGGGTTGCAGAAAGAAGTTGGGGGTGTTAGTATGA
- the psmA gene encoding archaeal proteasome endopeptidase complex subunit alpha: MNLPQMGYDRAITVFSPDGRLFQVEYAREAVKRGATAVGIKVKEGVILVADKRVGSRLLEADTIEKIYKIDDHICAATSGLVADARILIDRARVEAQINRLTYEEPITVKELAKKICDFKQQFTQYGGVRPFGVSLLIAGVDKVPKLYETDPSGALLEYKATAIGMGRNVVVEFFEKEYREDLSFEEALILALVAIGKSIESELNPEDVEVGYVKTDEKLYREMGVEELRKYVQKANERIKEELKK, encoded by the coding sequence ATGAATCTTCCACAAATGGGATATGATCGAGCCATAACGGTCTTCAGCCCAGATGGGAGGCTGTTTCAGGTAGAGTATGCCAGAGAAGCGGTAAAGCGAGGAGCAACTGCAGTTGGAATTAAAGTTAAAGAGGGAGTAATTCTCGTTGCAGACAAGAGAGTTGGAAGCAGATTATTAGAGGCAGATACAATAGAAAAGATTTACAAAATTGATGATCACATCTGTGCTGCAACCTCTGGACTGGTAGCGGATGCAAGAATCCTGATCGACAGAGCAAGGGTTGAAGCTCAAATTAATCGTCTCACTTATGAGGAGCCTATAACTGTTAAGGAACTTGCAAAGAAAATATGTGATTTCAAGCAGCAGTTTACGCAGTATGGCGGAGTTAGACCATTCGGAGTATCTCTCCTGATTGCCGGCGTTGATAAAGTTCCAAAGTTATACGAAACAGACCCAAGCGGTGCATTGCTTGAATATAAGGCAACAGCAATTGGAATGGGTAGAAATGTGGTTGTGGAATTCTTTGAGAAAGAATATCGTGAGGATTTAAGCTTCGAAGAAGCCTTGATTTTGGCCCTTGTTGCTATAGGCAAAAGCATCGAGAGCGAGCTAAATCCAGAAGACGTAGAAGTTGGCTACGTAAAAACAGACGAGAAACTTTACAGAGAAATGGGGGTTGAAGAGCTTAGAAAATACGTTCAAAAGGCCAACGAGAGGATTAAAGAAGAGTTGAAGAAGTAG
- a CDS encoding ribosome assembly factor SBDS, whose protein sequence is MVSLEKAVIARIRKGGNDYEVLVDPYLARDLKEGKEVDFEELLAVEEVFKNSRKGERASTEELQKVFGTTNPREIAKIIILEGEVQITAEQRKEMLEAKKKQIITFISRNAIDPRTNAPHPPARIERALEEARVHVDIFKSVEAQIKDIVKALKPILPLKFEEMEIAIKIPPEYTGKAISALYNFGGVTKEEWQKDGSWICVMRIPSGMYGELMDLLGRISKGEALTKILRRIG, encoded by the coding sequence ATGGTTTCTCTCGAAAAAGCTGTAATAGCAAGAATAAGGAAAGGAGGAAATGATTACGAGGTTCTTGTAGATCCCTATCTTGCCAGAGATCTGAAGGAAGGCAAAGAGGTTGATTTTGAAGAACTTCTCGCAGTGGAGGAGGTTTTCAAGAACTCGAGGAAAGGAGAGAGAGCATCAACTGAAGAACTACAGAAAGTATTTGGGACAACTAATCCGAGAGAAATAGCGAAGATCATAATCCTCGAAGGAGAAGTTCAGATAACTGCTGAACAGAGAAAAGAGATGCTTGAAGCTAAAAAGAAGCAAATAATCACCTTTATAAGCAGAAATGCAATCGATCCAAGAACCAATGCTCCACATCCGCCTGCAAGAATCGAGCGAGCTCTTGAAGAGGCGAGGGTTCATGTTGACATCTTTAAGTCTGTAGAAGCACAGATAAAAGATATAGTTAAAGCTTTGAAGCCCATTCTGCCTTTGAAGTTTGAAGAAATGGAAATAGCCATAAAAATACCACCAGAATACACGGGAAAGGCCATTTCGGCACTTTATAATTTTGGAGGCGTAACAAAGGAAGAATGGCAGAAAGATGGTAGCTGGATCTGTGTTATGAGGATCCCTTCGGGAATGTATGGAGAGCTCATGGACCTTTTAGGTCGTATAAGCAAGGGCGAGGCATTAACAAAGATCCTGAGGAGGATAGGATGA
- the rrp4 gene encoding exosome complex RNA-binding protein Rrp4, whose translation MRKIVLPGDLISTNPKLAGHGTYVEGDKVYARIIGLYEQTDNSIRVIPLKGRYNPSAGDTIIGIVREVIANGWNVDINSPYQAFLPLSENPDTKPGKKPNEVLDIGDAIIAKVMSIDPRMRVTITMKDKVCRAIRFGRIVAINPARVPRVIGKKGSMIKLIKTELDVQIVVGQNGLIWLNGDRKKVAIAEEVVYLIEKEAHTEGLTDRVGEFIRRRKNVQTG comes from the coding sequence ATGAGAAAAATAGTTCTTCCAGGTGACTTGATATCGACAAATCCAAAGTTAGCAGGACATGGAACTTATGTAGAGGGGGATAAAGTTTATGCGAGAATTATCGGTCTTTACGAGCAAACTGATAACTCTATAAGGGTTATACCCCTAAAGGGCCGATATAATCCTTCTGCAGGAGACACGATAATTGGAATTGTGAGAGAAGTTATTGCCAATGGATGGAATGTGGATATAAACTCCCCTTATCAGGCATTTTTGCCTTTAAGCGAGAATCCTGACACCAAGCCGGGCAAAAAGCCAAATGAGGTGCTTGATATCGGTGATGCGATAATTGCCAAAGTGATGAGTATAGATCCGAGAATGAGGGTAACCATTACGATGAAGGACAAGGTCTGCAGAGCCATAAGATTTGGAAGAATAGTAGCCATAAACCCGGCAAGGGTTCCGAGAGTTATTGGTAAGAAAGGTAGCATGATCAAGCTGATAAAAACCGAGCTTGACGTTCAAATAGTTGTGGGTCAAAATGGTTTGATCTGGCTCAATGGAGACAGGAAAAAGGTAGCCATTGCTGAGGAAGTGGTATATCTGATCGAAAAAGAAGCCCATACAGAGGGGCTTACAGATAGAGTTGGTGAATTTATAAGGAGGAGAAAAAATGTCCAAACCGGATAA
- the rrp41 gene encoding exosome complex exonuclease Rrp41, giving the protein MSKPDKFIIDGKRLDGRLPDQLRPIKIEVDVLKRADGSCYIEMGKNKVVAAVYGPREAFPRHIQDPSRVVVRYRYNMAPFSVEERKRPGPDRRSIEISKVSKEAFEAVIMKELFPRSVVDIFVEVLQADAGSRTACINAASVALVDAGIPMKGMLTSVAVAKVDGVLVLDPMKEEDNFGEADMPFAFLIRGGKIESIALLQMDGRMTRDEIKEAIKLAKKGAMEIYNLQREAIMKQFVEEEEENA; this is encoded by the coding sequence ATGTCCAAACCGGATAAATTTATTATTGATGGAAAAAGACTTGATGGCAGACTTCCTGATCAGCTAAGACCGATAAAGATTGAAGTAGATGTTCTAAAGAGAGCGGATGGTTCATGCTACATAGAAATGGGAAAGAATAAAGTTGTTGCGGCAGTTTATGGTCCAAGAGAAGCATTTCCAAGGCACATTCAGGACCCAAGCAGGGTTGTAGTGCGATATCGCTATAATATGGCTCCGTTCAGCGTTGAAGAGCGCAAACGTCCGGGACCAGATAGAAGAAGTATAGAAATTTCAAAGGTTAGCAAAGAAGCATTCGAAGCTGTGATAATGAAGGAACTATTTCCAAGGAGCGTTGTAGACATTTTCGTTGAGGTTTTGCAAGCGGATGCTGGAAGCAGAACAGCATGCATAAATGCGGCAAGTGTTGCACTCGTAGACGCTGGAATACCAATGAAAGGCATGCTCACATCTGTTGCGGTGGCAAAAGTTGATGGAGTGCTTGTTTTAGACCCAATGAAAGAAGAAGATAACTTTGGCGAGGCAGACATGCCTTTTGCCTTTCTAATTCGTGGTGGAAAGATAGAGTCAATTGCTTTACTACAGATGGACGGTAGAATGACAAGGGATGAGATCAAGGAAGCAATTAAATTGGCAAAAAAGGGAGCAATGGAGATATACAATCTCCAGAGGGAAGCTATAATGAAACAATTTGTTGAGGAGGAGGAAGAGAATGCCTGA
- the rrp42 gene encoding exosome complex protein Rrp42: MPEDILVDIKKDYVLSKLREGERIDGRKFDEFRKVEIKTGVIEKAEGSALVKLGNTQVVVGIKMQPGEPFPDTPDKGIIIVNAELVPLASPTFEPGPPDETSIELARVVDRGIRESEAVDLSKLCIESGKKVWIVFVDIHALDDDGNLLDASAIASISALMTSKVPASRFGLGEDYELPINDLPVSVTSLIVGDRFLVDPSRDELSVGNTTLTVSVDRNDNIVAMQKSGDYLLSENLLDEIVETSIKVAKKLREEIQKQISKPR; this comes from the coding sequence ATGCCTGAAGACATTCTTGTAGACATAAAAAAAGACTACGTTCTCTCAAAGCTCAGAGAAGGAGAAAGAATTGATGGAAGAAAGTTTGATGAGTTCAGAAAGGTAGAGATAAAGACTGGAGTGATTGAAAAAGCAGAAGGATCTGCACTTGTGAAGCTCGGCAATACCCAGGTTGTTGTTGGAATCAAAATGCAACCTGGCGAGCCTTTTCCCGATACTCCTGATAAGGGAATTATAATTGTAAATGCAGAGCTTGTCCCACTCGCATCTCCAACTTTCGAGCCTGGGCCACCAGATGAGACTTCTATAGAACTCGCAAGAGTGGTGGATCGTGGGATTAGAGAGAGTGAAGCAGTTGACTTGTCAAAATTGTGCATTGAATCCGGAAAAAAAGTCTGGATAGTCTTTGTTGACATTCATGCGCTTGATGATGATGGCAATTTGCTTGACGCGTCAGCAATTGCATCTATATCTGCTCTCATGACTTCAAAGGTTCCTGCAAGCAGATTTGGATTAGGAGAAGACTATGAGTTGCCTATTAATGATCTTCCAGTTTCTGTAACTTCTCTAATTGTCGGAGATAGGTTTTTAGTTGATCCTTCCAGAGATGAACTCAGTGTCGGCAACACAACTCTAACGGTGAGTGTGGATCGAAATGATAATATTGTTGCGATGCAGAAAAGCGGGGACTATCTGCTAAGTGAAAACCTGCTCGACGAAATAGTCGAAACGAGTATAAAAGTTGCGAAAAAGTTGAGAGAGGAGATACAGAAGCAAATTTCAAAGCCCAGATAG
- the tfe gene encoding transcription factor E — protein MKALTKGEELIGELVSRVAGEIGAILYSLGIKDEFTDDQLALELGIEINEIRKALFAMYELGLAEYRRKKDDETGWMEYYWRLNYDKARVVLRRELEKTKEKLLRKLEAERNAIYYICPNMCVKVSYDDAISLNFTCPRCQSELQFLDTSSAIQKIEEEIRRIEEILSGL, from the coding sequence GTGAAAGCCCTAACAAAAGGGGAAGAGTTGATTGGCGAACTCGTCTCAAGAGTTGCAGGAGAGATAGGAGCAATTTTATATTCCTTGGGTATAAAAGATGAATTCACCGATGACCAGCTTGCGTTGGAACTCGGAATAGAGATCAATGAAATCAGAAAAGCTCTTTTTGCAATGTATGAACTTGGACTTGCAGAGTATCGAAGAAAGAAAGATGACGAGACTGGCTGGATGGAGTATTACTGGCGCCTTAATTACGATAAGGCGCGGGTTGTGCTTAGAAGAGAACTTGAGAAGACGAAAGAGAAACTTTTAAGAAAGCTTGAAGCCGAAAGAAACGCGATTTACTATATCTGCCCAAACATGTGTGTAAAAGTTAGCTACGATGATGCAATTTCGTTAAACTTTACGTGCCCGAGATGTCAGAGCGAATTGCAATTTCTCGATACAAGCTCAGCAATTCAAAAGATTGAAGAAGAAATTAGAAGGATCGAAGAAATACTATCTGGGCTTTGA